One genomic window of Dermacentor andersoni chromosome 8, qqDerAnde1_hic_scaffold, whole genome shotgun sequence includes the following:
- the LOC126529295 gene encoding Golgi apparatus membrane protein TVP23 homolog B isoform X1, translated as MATLSGEMSNSSSALMEGTEDAASIDFGDVEGGVARKPVRHRMAAFFHLAFRTTALLTYLLCRFFTDSFVSSFVSILLLLCMDFWTVKNVTGRLLVGLRWWNYIDDAGKSHWVFESRKSGEQMTDSSEAGLFWMGLIGAPALWTLFFFVSLFSWNFQWLMVTIIALALNGANLYGYIRCRLGRKGSMKAAASNFFGQQLLRGMFKKEAARPTRDSGTTQLQP; from the exons ATGGCTACATTAAGCGGCGAAATGAGCAACTCCTCCAGC GCCCTGATGGAAGGCACGGAAGACGCGGCCTCCATAGACTTCGGCGACGTCGAAGGCGGTGTCGCGAGGAAGCCCGTCAG GCATCGGATGGCGGCGTTCTTCCACCTGGCCTTCCGGACGACGGCACTGCTGACATACCTGTTGTGCCGCTTTTTCACGGACAGCTTTGTGTCGAGCTTTGTGTCCATCTTGCTGTTGCTCTGCATGGACTTCTGGACCGTCAAGAATGTCACAGGCCGCCTTCTGGTCGGCCTTCGCTGGTGGAACTACATCGACGATGCCGGGAAGAGCCACTGGGTCTTTGAAAGCCGCAAG TCGGGTGAGCAGATGACAGACAGCTCGGAGGCAGGCCTCTTCTGGATGGGGCTTATCGGGGCGCCAGCCCTGTGGACCCTCTTCTTCTTTGTGTCCCTGTTCAGCTGGAACTTCCAGTGGCTG ATGGTGACAATAATAGCCCTGGCCCTGAACGGGGCCAACCTGTACGGCTACATTCGCTGTCGGCTGGGTCGGAAGGGCTCCATGAAGGCAGCCGCCTCCAACTTCTTCGGGCAGCAACTGCTTCGTGGG ATGTTCAAGAAAGAAGCGGCGCGACCCACGAGAGATAGTGGAACGACCCAGCTTCAGCCGTGA
- the LOC126529295 gene encoding Golgi apparatus membrane protein TVP23 homolog B isoform X2 gives MAAFFHLAFRTTALLTYLLCRFFTDSFVSSFVSILLLLCMDFWTVKNVTGRLLVGLRWWNYIDDAGKSHWVFESRKSGEQMTDSSEAGLFWMGLIGAPALWTLFFFVSLFSWNFQWLMVTIIALALNGANLYGYIRCRLGRKGSMKAAASNFFGQQLLRGMFKKEAARPTRDSGTTQLQP, from the exons ATGGCGGCGTTCTTCCACCTGGCCTTCCGGACGACGGCACTGCTGACATACCTGTTGTGCCGCTTTTTCACGGACAGCTTTGTGTCGAGCTTTGTGTCCATCTTGCTGTTGCTCTGCATGGACTTCTGGACCGTCAAGAATGTCACAGGCCGCCTTCTGGTCGGCCTTCGCTGGTGGAACTACATCGACGATGCCGGGAAGAGCCACTGGGTCTTTGAAAGCCGCAAG TCGGGTGAGCAGATGACAGACAGCTCGGAGGCAGGCCTCTTCTGGATGGGGCTTATCGGGGCGCCAGCCCTGTGGACCCTCTTCTTCTTTGTGTCCCTGTTCAGCTGGAACTTCCAGTGGCTG ATGGTGACAATAATAGCCCTGGCCCTGAACGGGGCCAACCTGTACGGCTACATTCGCTGTCGGCTGGGTCGGAAGGGCTCCATGAAGGCAGCCGCCTCCAACTTCTTCGGGCAGCAACTGCTTCGTGGG ATGTTCAAGAAAGAAGCGGCGCGACCCACGAGAGATAGTGGAACGACCCAGCTTCAGCCGTGA
- the LOC126529277 gene encoding uncharacterized protein, whose amino-acid sequence MAPRANGQRVTRSRSRRQKAVTSTISGGIQQNVHTVEHSVQQDSDQQDLLDSAVTKNTRSNRQGKKVQMPEGSPINKSRDTGITPPARFHPSQSTKTEKTNLVPPTEKRKTRKKLSPATSGSKAVQSSNQLGTRKKPSSEKEALGSNTFMESRQDVQTNACALKRQQILDNVQTDSRKSTLQASLGDAETSNLVCERNRERKRTAQAFPHHESSEEGESASAQPPTERKKSKGKRPLSKASNAEAVPSSSKAKTTVARSSSQEEQSLRGVASKQVRQDVQTSGHASKEQHTLDNSNSRSLRSKNQAYGRANPQAGRPVPEGAGGISSLGDAETSRPVCEWNAKRKKTVQALRHHEPSEKGESTSAQPPTEKRKSKKKWPSSEASNAEAVPSSSRAKTILTRSSSQEEQSFWGVASKQVRQDVQTSGHASNEQHTLDNSNSRSLRSRNQAYGRTNPQAGRPVPEGAGGISSLRDAETSRPVCEWNAKRKKTVQALRHHEPSEKGESTSAQPPTEKRKSKKKWPSSEASNAEAVPSSSRAKTILTRSSSQEEQSFWGVASQQVRQDVQTSGHASNEQHTLDNSNSRSLRSRNQAYGRTNPQAGRPVPEGAGGISSLRDAETSSPVCERNAKRKKTAQALRHHEPSEKGESTSAQPPTEKRKSKQKQPSSEASNAEAVPSSSRAKTTMMRSSSQEQPFRVVASKQVQQDVKTSGHTSNEEHTSSGSLSFTLRSRNQADGRANPRAGRSISESAAGTTSQPPQPLRHKMDWEKLRTRPRHHPKRKFGPEPIFVLEDTESSHRTTSPSSGDEVDASLPLSPIPVRTLPEGGHAGKLGFHWYEATFGALREHAKVAELERSDDDIKPLHWVSDTEWPTDAHQTEDDDSSDVSSDDDFVLPWDKDRLGFSGQSSRDQEPGQKTDSLDHWQKDARRKVQAYLRGVRVTRRAWETIYQWQDHFLKIMGNSLEAMAQRVGHDRIEEEDVVWYIHRYLGTADPYKLWALADELLPAELRQRLYPATPCLLSSKSPK is encoded by the exons atggCGCCAAGGGCAAATGGACAGCGTGTCACCAGGTCGCGGTCACGAAGGCAGAAGGCCGTGACAAGCACAATTTCTGGGGGAATACAACAAAATGTTCACACAGTTGAACATTCTGTTCAACAGGACTCTGATCAGCAGGACTTGCTAGATAGTGCGGTTACCAAGAACACTCGGTCTAATCGGCAGGGAAAGAAAGTGCAAATGCCAGAAGGCAGTCCGATCAATAAAAGCAGAGATACGGGAATCACTCCACCAGCACGCTTTCATCCCAGCCAAAGCACTAAGACAGAAAAAACCAACTTGGTGCCCCCCACAGAAAAGAGAAAGACTCGGAAAAAGCTTTCACCAGCGACTTCTGGTTCCAAGGCAGTCCAGAGTTCGAATCAACTTGGCACCAGGAAGAAGCCTTCATCTGAAAAGGAGGCTCTCGGGAGCAACACATTTATGGAAAGCAGGCAGGACGTTCAGACAAATGCTTGTGCATTGAAACGCCAGCAGATATTGGACAATGTGCAAACGGACAGTCGGAAGTCTACACTTCAGGCAAGCCTAGGTGACGCAGAGACGAGCAATTTGGTTTGTGAGAGAAACAGGGAGAGGAAAAGAACTGCACAAGCTTTTCCTCATCATGAGTCCTCTGAAGAGGGAGAGAGTGCTTCAGCTCAGCCTCcgacagagagaaagaaatctAAAGGTAAGCGGCCTTTATCAAAGGCTTCTAATGCTGAGGCAGTCCCAAGCTCAAGCAAAGCCAAAACCACCGTGGCACGATCAAGTTCACAGGAAGAGCAGTCTCTTAGGGGTGTTGCCTCTAAGCAAGTTCGGCAGGATGTTCAGACAAGTGGCCACGCCTCAAAAGAACAGCACACATTGGATAACTCTAACAGTCGCAGTCTCAGGTCCAAAAACCAAGCATATGGCAGAGCAAATCCTCAGGCAGGCAGACCGGTTCCTGAAGGCGCAGGTGGAATCTCAAGCCTCGGGGATGCGGAGACTAGCAGACCAGTTTGTGAGTGGAATGCCAAGAGGAAAAAAACTGTGCAAGCTCTTCGTCATCATGAGCCCTCCGAAAAGGGAGAGAGTACTTCAGCTCAGCCACCAACAGAGAAAAGGAAATCTAAAAAAAAGTGGCCTTCATCAGAGGCTTCTAATGCTGAGGCAGTCCCAAGCTCAAGTAGAGCCAAAACCATCCTGACGCGATCAAGTTCACAGGAAGAGCAGTCTTTTTGGGGTGTTGCCTCTAAGCAAGTTCGGCAGGATGTTCAGACAAGTGGCCACGCCTCAAATGAACAGCACACATTGGATAACTCTAACAGTCGCAGTCTCAGGTCCAGAAACCAAGCATATGGCAGAACAAATCCTCAGGCAGGCAGACCGGTTCCTGAAGGCGCAGGTGGAATCTCAAGCCTCAGGGATGCGGAGACTAGCAGACCAGTTTGTGAGTGGAATGCCAAGAGGAAAAAAACTGTGCAAGCTCTTCGTCATCATGAGCCCTCCGAAAAGGGAGAGAGTACTTCAGCTCAGCCACCAACAGAGAAAAGGAAATCTAAAAAAAAGTGGCCTTCATCAGAGGCTTCTAATGCTGAGGCAGTCCCAAGCTCAAGTAGAGCCAAAACCATCCTGACGCGATCAAGTTCACAGGAAGAGCAGTCTTTTTGGGGTGTTGCCTCTCAGCAAGTTCGGCAGGATGTTCAGACAAGTGGCCATGCCTCAAATGAACAGCACACATTGGATAACTCTAACAGTCGCAGTCTCAGGTCCAGAAACCAAGCATATGGCAGAACAAATCCTCAGGCAGGCAGACCGGTTCCTGAAGGCGCAGGTGGAATCTCAAGCCTCAGGGATGCGGAGACAAGCAGTCCAGTTTGTGAGAGGAACGCCAAGAGGAAAAAAACTGCGCAAGCTCTTCGTCATCATGAGCCTTCCGAAAAGGGAGAGAGTACTTCAGCTCAGCCACCAACAGAGAAAAGGAAATCTAAACAAAAGCAGCCTTCATCAGAGGCTTCTAATGCTGAGGCAGTCCCTAGCTCAAGCAGAGCCAAAACCACCATGATGCGATCAAGTTCACAAGAACAGCCTTTTAGGGTTGTTGCCTCTAAGCAAGTTCAGCAGGATGTTAAGACAAGTGGCCACACTTCCAATGAAGAGCACACATCGAGTGGCTCTCTCAGTTTCACTCTGAGGTCCAGAAACCAAGCAGACGGCAGAGCAAATCCTCGGGCAGGCAGATCCATTTCTGAAAGTGCAGCTGGAACCACAAGCCAGCCTCCTCAACCGCTCCGCCACAAGATGGACTGGGAGAAGTTGCGTACTAGGCCTCGCCACCATCCAAAACGGAAGTTTGGTCCCGAGCCAATTTTTGTTCTTGAGGACACGGAATCCTCCCATCGCACCACGTCGCCAAGCTCAGGAGACGAGGTGGATGCTTCCCTGCCCCTGTCTCCTATCCCTGTTCGCACCTTGCCAGAAGGAGGCCATGCTGGAAAGTTAGGTTTTCATTGGTACGAGGCAACATTTGGCGCGCTGCGTGAACATGCTAAGGTAGCTGAACTTGAAAGATCAGATGATGACATCAAGCCCCTGCACTGGGTGTCGGATACCGAGTGGCCAACCGATGCTCATCAAACAGAGGATGACGATTCATCCGACGTGAGCAGTGACGATGATTTCGTTCTTCCTTGGGACAAAGACAGACTTGGGTTTAGCGGACAGTCCAGCCGAGACCAGGAACCAGGCCAAAAGACTGACAG TCTGGACCACTGGCAAAAAGACGCCCGAAGGAAGGTGCAGGCATACCTTCGAGGCGTTCGAGTGACAAGGAGAGCCTGGGAAACCATCTACCAGTGGCAA